The genomic window CGGGCGTCGAGCAGTTCCAGGAGCTGGCCCACGCGGTGCACCTGCGCTCGGGCCTGGTCTTCCTGGACATCGTGGTCAACCACACCGGCTGGGGCTCCCGGCTCATGGAGGGCCGGCCCCAGTGGTTCCACCGGAACCCCGACGGCACTTTCCACAGCCCCGGCGCCTGGGGCACCACCTGGGGCGACCTGGTGGAGCTGGACAACCGCGAGCCCCACCTCTGGGAAGTGGTGGCGGAATCCCTGCTCACCTGGTGCCGGCGCGGCGTGGACGGCTTCCGCTGCGACGCCGGGTACATGGTGCCGCTCCCGGCCTGGCAGTACATCGTGGCCCGGGTGCGCCAGGAGTTCCCCGACGCGGTCTTTCTCCTGGAGGGCCTGGGCGGCGCGTGGGAGCTCACGGAGACCCTGCTCACCGAGGGCGGCATGCAGTGGGCCTACTCGGAGCTCTTCCAGAACTACTCCCCCCGCGACGTGGCGGCCTACCTGGACCACGCCGCGCACCAGGGCGGCCGCATCGGCCCCCTGGTGCACTACAGCGAGACCCACGACAACGACCGCCTCGCCAAGCGCGGCGCCGACTGGTCCCTGCACCGGAACCGCCTGTGCGCCCTCACCAGCCTGTGCGGCGCCTTCGGCTTCACCGGCGGCGTGGAGTGGCTGGCCACCGAGAAGATCGAGGTGCACCAGTCCCGGGGCATGGCCTGGGGCGCGGCCGAGAACCTCGTGGAGGAGCTGGCGGCCCTCAACCACCTGCTGGGCTCCCACCCCTGCTTTTTCGACGGGGCGCGCCTGGAGCGCCTGAGCTCCGGGGAATCCCCGGTGCTGGCCCTGCGCCGCGCGTCCTGGGACGGCCGCGACCAGGTCCTGGTGCTCGTGAACCTCACCATGGAGCCCCAGGAGTGGCTGCTCACCGCCCCCGCCTGGGAGGAGCTGGGGCGCCCCTCCCTGGACCTCCTGGGCCAGGCCTTCCCCCGCCTCCGCCAGAACCCCGGCGGCTCGGTGACCTTCGTCCTGCGGCCCTGGGCCGCCCACTGCCTGGCTGCCTCCGCCACCCCCCGGGGCCTGGCGGGCCCCGAGTACCGGGCGCGTCGCGCCCAGGCCGCCTGGGCCTACCAGGCCCTGGCCACGGTCCTGCCCGCCGAGACCCTGGGACCCGCCGCCTGGCAGGAGGTGGCCGCCCTGGCCGGCTCCGACCCCGCCGCCTTCCTGGCCTCCCTGTCCTACCTCGACCCCGCGGCGGTCCGGGCCGATCTCCCCGCCGCCATCCGCGCCGCCCGGAACGGCTACCCGCGGGTCATCCGCTGGGGCCTGCAGGATCTGGGCCGGGTGACGCCCCTGCCCCCGGAGCACTGGCTGCTGGTGGAGGACGCCGCCCCCTTCGCCGTGTCGCTGCGGGTCCCCGGCCTGGGACCCATCCACCTGCGCAGCATCCCCTCGGACGCCGGGCACGTGGCGGCGGTCCCCCCGTCCCTCCTGGCCCGGGCCCCGCGTCCCCTTGAGGCCGAGATCCAGTTGGAGCGGTTCAAGGAGGCCCGCACCCCGCCCGCCGGCAAGGTGCGGCTCCTGTCCCCGGACCCCGCCTTCCCGCGCCACGCCAAGGAGGGCTCCTGCCTGCTCACCAACGGCCGGGGCGGCATGGCCCGCCTGCGGGCCGACCTGGGCACGGTGGCCTCCAAGTACGACTGCCTCCTGGGCGCCAACCTCCACCCCTCCGTCCCCTGCGACCGCCACGTCCTGGCCAAGCGCCTGCGGGCCTGGGTGAACGCCGACGGCTTCCTGACGCCCCTGGACAGCGGGAACCTGGTGCACTTCACGGCCGGGCCCCCGGCGCGCTGGGTCTTCGCGGCGCCCGCGGGCGACGGCCGCGTGGTGCAGGTGGAGCTGACCATCGACCTGCTGCCGGACCGCAACACCGTGGTGGCGAGGTTCCGCCGCCCCGACGGGCCCCCGCCCATCGGGACCGACCTGCCCGAGGGCCCCTCCGTGGTGCTCACCGTGCGCCTGGACCTGGAGGACCGCGGCTTCCACTCCGAGACCACCGCCAACGAAGGCGCCGACCACCACTTCCGCACGAGCACCAGGGACCGGGAGGGGGGCATGGGGTTCCTCTTCGAGCCCGGCCCGGACCGGCGCCTCGCGGCCTGGGCCGACCGCGGCCGCTGGCACGCGGATCCCGAGTGGTGCCTGGGGATCCCCCACCCCGTGGAGGCCTCCCGGGGCATGACCGCCCAGGGCGACGCCTGGAGCCCGGGCTGGTTCGAGCTGCCCCTGGACCGCCCCGGGGCGGTGACCCTCGCCCTCTGCGCGGACCCGACCGAACCGGCCCCGGCCGAGCTGCACCGGTTCACCCAGCTGCGCGCCGAGGCCCTGGGCCGCTCCGCCCTGCCCAAGGACAGCTTCGGCCTCCAGCTGTGGCTGGCCTCCCGGGCCTTCCTGGCCCGCCGGGGCGAAGGCCTCACCGTCATCGCCGGCTATCCCTGGTTCCTGGACTGGGGCCGGGACACCTTCATCGCCGCCCGGGGCCTCCTCGCCGGCGGAATGGCCGACGAGGTGCGCGGGATCCTGCGCACCTTCGCCGCCTTCGAGGACCGGGGCACCCTGCCCAACGCCCTCTCGGCGGACTCCACCTCCGACCGCGACACCTCGGACGCGCCGCTGTGGTTCGCCCTGGCCGCCGAGGAGGCCGGAGCCGAGGACCTCCTGCCCGTGCTGGAGGCCATCGCCCGGGGCTACCGCGACGGCACGCCCAACGGCATCAAGGTGGACCCGGACTCGGGCCTGGTGTGGAGCCCCTCCCACTTCACCTGGATGGACACCAACTACCCCGCCGGCACCCCCCGCCAGGGCTACCCGGTGGAGATCCAGGCCCTGTGGATCCGGCTCCTGCGCCGGCTGGGCCCCGACTGGGCCGGGCTGGAGGCGAGGGCCCGGGCCTCGCTGGACCTCTTCTGGGACGAGGAGCTGGGCTGGTTCCACGACCACCTGGAGGCCCGGGACGGCGTTCCCGCCGCCCTCGCCCGGGGCGACGGCCACCTGCGGCCCAACCAGCTCTTCCTGGTGAGCCTGGGCCTCGTGGAGGGCGCAAGGGCCCAGCGGGCCGTGGCGGCCTGCGCGAGGCACCTCCTCGTGCCCGGCGGCATGCGCACCCTGGCGCCCCTGCCGGTGCTCTCCCCCCTGCCCATCCTGGGCCCCTCGGGCCTCCTGAACGACCCCATGCACCCCTACTGGGGCCGCTACGAGGGGGACGAGGACACGCGGCGCAAGCCCGCCTACCACAACGGCACCGCCTGGGCGTGGCTCCTGCCCACCTTCTGCGA from Geothrix sp. 21YS21S-2 includes these protein-coding regions:
- a CDS encoding amylo-alpha-1,6-glucosidase, with the protein product MSQPVMTPAPGSRIVRYVGDRVRFTLEGQGPAFLRTNLTRGAQARQEVIALSGAVTSGTRTFAGASWRDIPLTQRDGLWELDLPLTEVGHFRAKAYRLDEAGTQHWPEGADVGISVHPDHLRTGNTIYCAFPRMFGPSRTGRSTREPVLDEQLNSLDQRGFTVIPPSGKLRELTACVPHILGTLGCRILHLLPLGPTPTTFARFGRFGSPYAQQDLTAIDPALVEFDERTTGVEQFQELAHAVHLRSGLVFLDIVVNHTGWGSRLMEGRPQWFHRNPDGTFHSPGAWGTTWGDLVELDNREPHLWEVVAESLLTWCRRGVDGFRCDAGYMVPLPAWQYIVARVRQEFPDAVFLLEGLGGAWELTETLLTEGGMQWAYSELFQNYSPRDVAAYLDHAAHQGGRIGPLVHYSETHDNDRLAKRGADWSLHRNRLCALTSLCGAFGFTGGVEWLATEKIEVHQSRGMAWGAAENLVEELAALNHLLGSHPCFFDGARLERLSSGESPVLALRRASWDGRDQVLVLVNLTMEPQEWLLTAPAWEELGRPSLDLLGQAFPRLRQNPGGSVTFVLRPWAAHCLAASATPRGLAGPEYRARRAQAAWAYQALATVLPAETLGPAAWQEVAALAGSDPAAFLASLSYLDPAAVRADLPAAIRAARNGYPRVIRWGLQDLGRVTPLPPEHWLLVEDAAPFAVSLRVPGLGPIHLRSIPSDAGHVAAVPPSLLARAPRPLEAEIQLERFKEARTPPAGKVRLLSPDPAFPRHAKEGSCLLTNGRGGMARLRADLGTVASKYDCLLGANLHPSVPCDRHVLAKRLRAWVNADGFLTPLDSGNLVHFTAGPPARWVFAAPAGDGRVVQVELTIDLLPDRNTVVARFRRPDGPPPIGTDLPEGPSVVLTVRLDLEDRGFHSETTANEGADHHFRTSTRDREGGMGFLFEPGPDRRLAAWADRGRWHADPEWCLGIPHPVEASRGMTAQGDAWSPGWFELPLDRPGAVTLALCADPTEPAPAELHRFTQLRAEALGRSALPKDSFGLQLWLASRAFLARRGEGLTVIAGYPWFLDWGRDTFIAARGLLAGGMADEVRGILRTFAAFEDRGTLPNALSADSTSDRDTSDAPLWFALAAEEAGAEDLLPVLEAIARGYRDGTPNGIKVDPDSGLVWSPSHFTWMDTNYPAGTPRQGYPVEIQALWIRLLRRLGPDWAGLEARARASLDLFWDEELGWFHDHLEARDGVPAALARGDGHLRPNQLFLVSLGLVEGARAQRAVAACARHLLVPGGMRTLAPLPVLSPLPILGPSGLLNDPMHPYWGRYEGDEDTRRKPAYHNGTAWAWLLPTFCEALAAAYGFQPQAVEAARACLGSLDGLLASGCLGQLPEILDGDAPHAQRGCDAQAWSVTEALRVWLTLDGHPPRKPNG